A stretch of the Bdellovibrionota bacterium genome encodes the following:
- the bioB gene encoding biotin synthase BioB, protein MRRAQSLYEKPFFDLLFEAHSVHRTHHDPNDIQRCTLLSIKTGGCPEDCGYCPQSAHYDTDLERESLLPLEKVVQAARTAKQNGAQRFCMGAAWREVQDGPEFDRVLEMVRGVAEQGLETCVTLGMLNESQAQRLKEAGLYAYNHNLDTSRDYYAKIITTRTYDDRLRTLKAVREAGITVCCGGIIGMGESAQDRCALLAELAAFDPQPESVPINLLVHAEGTPLANSEPLSPLEWVRMIAVARILMPKARVRLAAGRVGLSEEAQALAFFAGANSIFLGEKLLTRPNPEPQTDLRMLSSFNVATAG, encoded by the coding sequence TTGAGGCGGGCACAGAGTCTTTACGAGAAGCCGTTTTTCGATCTCTTATTTGAGGCACACTCTGTTCATCGCACCCACCACGATCCCAACGACATCCAACGTTGCACGCTTCTCTCGATAAAGACGGGGGGATGTCCCGAAGATTGTGGCTACTGCCCACAATCAGCCCATTACGATACCGACTTGGAGCGTGAATCCCTTTTACCTCTGGAAAAGGTCGTCCAAGCTGCTCGCACGGCGAAACAGAATGGCGCCCAGCGTTTCTGTATGGGCGCTGCATGGCGAGAGGTTCAAGACGGCCCCGAATTTGACCGAGTCCTCGAAATGGTCCGCGGAGTGGCGGAACAAGGTTTGGAAACGTGCGTGACGCTTGGGATGCTAAATGAATCGCAGGCCCAGCGCCTCAAGGAGGCGGGCCTCTATGCTTACAACCACAACCTCGATACGAGCCGAGACTATTACGCAAAGATCATCACCACGCGCACGTATGATGATCGCCTTAGAACGCTGAAAGCCGTGCGTGAAGCGGGCATCACCGTGTGTTGCGGTGGCATCATCGGAATGGGGGAGAGCGCCCAAGATCGGTGCGCGTTGCTCGCGGAGCTTGCTGCCTTCGATCCCCAACCGGAATCGGTTCCGATCAATTTGCTCGTTCACGCCGAAGGGACGCCGCTCGCTAACTCAGAGCCTCTTTCACCCCTCGAATGGGTACGGATGATCGCTGTGGCGCGAATTCTAATGCCGAAAGCGCGTGTGCGATTAGCGGCCGGTCGTGTCGGCTTGAGTGAGGAGGCTCAAGCGCTCGCGTTCTTTGCTGGAGCGAATTCCATTTTTTTGGGTGAAAAGT